AAATGGTTTGAACTTGTACTTACCCCCTTTAATACGTATACATTTAATACTTTATTATTGCTTTAGGTGCGCTTCAAATTGAAACACCATTTTATGACTCGCAACATCCGTGATATTTATAGTTGTTTTAGTTTCCACAAATTCCACATGTTCCCCGTCTATATAGTGTATTGGTTCCGTACAATCGCCCTTATTTCGATTTATATACATTTAACTTGCCCGCACTCATATTCTCAACCTACACTGTGATATGCTTATGCTTTCGGCTGTGTTGTGGGGATTTACAAGTactatttccttatatatagTTCTCCCCCCTCTTTGCACTAACTTTGTTCGTACATGTACTTCCTCACTTAAAATGTCTACATTTCACACTTTATTATGACGTTAGATGCGCTTCACATTAAAACTCCATTTACTTGCTAGCAATATTTGTGACATGAGTTTACTTTAGTATCCGCATATCCCATGTGTATTCGGTTTATATACAATACCCCCACCCCCCAAGACCATTGTCACCTTCCACTTAGAGATTtacaattcatttttctttccacTTAGACCATGTGAATTAAGTTTGTGCACAATACCATTTTCCTGTGCACATATTAATTTTCACATCACACATTTCGTACTTAATTTTGTATAGTAATCAGATATCTTTCTAGTCTCTTCTTTGACTTAAGTTAGGCAGAGTCCGCTCAGCTACTATCTTCTGCCGTGTAGGATCCCTTCGATTAAAGATCTTACCAGCGGGATTTAGAGTATGAATTTATAAACATTTTCCTTAATTTCTAAGCTCCACAAAACTCCCCCCATAGTCGGCCGATCTGCACACTATCCAACCAAGCATTTCTCTGCAGTGCTAACGAACAACCCATCCAGGATTTCCCTACTTTCCCCCGTGGAATCCTTTGATCAACAATTGCTTATGGCTCTCCTGTCATTATACATCTTGCCACCCATTCGACCaagtttgcctatgactctaacgCCCAATCCTAAGGTTAAAACGAAATCCAATAATGAATCTGGAAATAATTTTCTATGACAAAAGAAGCAAACCTGTAGGTGGCTCAATGGTTTTTTTAAGAACACCTTTTGTTCATTAGGATCTTTTCGACTGCTATTATTGACACAAGCCTAAAATTCCCATTACTTGAAATTCTTATCGAGTTCTTATACTTAACTTCCAGTAACTACAACAACTTCTAATGTGAAAAAGACCTTTAGTTGGATCTGTTTCTACTAAGTTCAAGTGGAAGGGTGTAATATAATTGAGCCCAAAAGTTAGACTGTAAGGGCAATTATAACAATTCCTGGTAGTTAAAATAGATGACCGAAGCATGCCCAACAGTTAATATTGGCACCTAAAACCATTCTAATTGATAGATCAATCACTCATGAAGTTGCATGTATGTAGTTAATATCAGCTCTGTCTGAAGTTTTCCTGGTAGCTTTAACTCGCAATATGTCTTGCCGGTCTTAGCCACCCATTCAACCACGTTTACCAATGACTCCAACACCCAATCATAAGGTTAAAACGAAATCACATAATGAAGCAGGGAATATTTTTCTATGATAGAAGCATCAAACCTGTAGGTGGCTTAATGAAGAAGAACATCTTTCCGGTTCATTACTCTTTGTCTGACACTATTAATTTTCACATCACATACCTCTTGCTAAATTTTCTTCAGCTACCTGACATCTTCCCAGTCTCTTGTACGACTTCCTTAGGTGGATACTGCTCAGTTACCATCTTCAACGGTACAGGATTCCTGCAATGGATACCCAAACAGCAGATCCCGCACAACAATTTCCACCAAAGAAGTGTCCAGGTAAATTCCCCTATTTGCTTTAGTAACTTTACTACTTTGTTGTTTATCCCAATTTAAATCCCCTTTATCTTTTCATATGGTTATTGTTCTACCTCGAAGCCCCATAGACCTGATGTGCCCGACCATCTCACAATTGCGGATTCAATATCTGagaaaaaaatgggaacaaCTGAGAGACCAACTTTATGGAGGAGTTCTCAATCATCCCATAAACACAGAATGACTCCGCATATATTTGTTACTGTATcaattataaattataatattaCATGTATTATCTCTTCTGATGACCAGACCAGAATTCAACTATAGCTATTATGGGAGTTACAAAGCTGGAAGCGAACAAGCTAAATATCCTCAAGGTAGCAACAATCACGACACAAAGTAGCAGTATATTGAGGAAATGAAAAACCCTGctatttttacatttatttttgtcatttcataatattatttaaaaCTCCAGTTACATTTGTGGCATTTTGATGTATAGTTTACGAGACAACAATATCTACAAGGCTCCCGCAGCGAAGATATCAAATTAATCATTTCTGCAGCCTGTTACTTATTTAGTTGGATTTCCAACCAATTAATGTATGAATAAAGATGATCTAATAAAGGGAACTCTATTGTCTTTATGTATTTTACGTATCAATATTTGTCTTCTTGGTTTCTACAATAGATCATTATGCATTAATACCAAATcgctctttttatgcttttgcttattatatataagcGGTTGTAGTGCGTGCAATATGTTAGTGCCTCCATGGCAGAGCAGCGGTAAAAGAATTTTATGATCAAAGATTTAGTTACTGTGATTACCAGTTAATCGCGCTTCAAATTCTACTCTTTGCCACTAAGTATTGGtttcattcttttccttattccagTTATGTACTCTGTTAGTAGTGTTTACCACCAAAAAACACTATCCAGTGGTGGATTTCCAGTCTCCCAAACTCAATATCCAATTTCCGTCAGTGTATCCTTCATAGTATTTTGCACCCAAACATACTACAAACAGATGAATAACTTAAACCAGAAAACACTACTAACGCTTACAAATTTAGAGTTAATGTTTGTCTTCACAAAATCTCTATGTGAATTTTGTTTATATAAAGTACCCTTTTTGTGTGCAAATATTATTTCCCACATCAAACGCTTCTTGGTCAACGTTGTTCAGCAATCAGACATCCTTCCAGTCTCTTCAATAACTTCCTTATGTAGATTCTGCTCAGTTACCATCTTTAACCGCACAAGATTCGTCTGATGTATACAAGATTTAGCTCGCAATATTTAAGACGCACACGATTTAACCCGCAATATGGCTTTCCGGTCTCGGTGTTATTGTAAAATTAGTAGCTTCTAATTTCTCCGCCCATGATACAAGACTAAGTATTGGTTTCATACTTAATTCCTAATTCCAGTTGTGTAATCTGTTAGTAGTGTTTTCCACCAAAAAAATGCTATCCAGTGGTGGATTTGTTGTCTCCCAAACTCGATATCCAACTTGCGTCAGTACGTCCTTCGTAGTATTGTCACCAAAAACTAATACAAACAGATTAACAACTTAAACCACAAAATACTACTAATGCTTAGAGATTTAGAGTTAAGTTTTGTCTCCACAAACTCCATGTGAGTTTGGTTTTTCTTCAGTACCATTTTTGTGTGCAAATATTAATTTCCATATCACACGCTTTTGCATATTTTTTATCAACAATCAGACATCGTTCCAGTCTCTTCTTCGAATCCCTTAGGTAGATTCCACTCACTTACCATCTGTAACCACACAAGATTTGTCCGATGTATACAAAGAACACAGATCCCACACAACAACTGCCACCAAAGAAGTGTCCAAGTAACTTTCCCTCTAGCTTTAGTAACTTTACTAATTTGTTGTTTATCCCAATTAATATCGCATCTATCTTTTCATACAGTTATTGTGCTACCTCCTATATCTTATAAAAACCTGAGAGTTTCGACTCTGCATCCCTCACCAGAATTCcaaattgctaaattaaaattattttataaaaaagagTAAACACTTATTAATGCCATCTTCTTACAAATTGTGGCTTGTAACGATTCTGTTTTTCCATTATTGTAGTTCATAGTGCagattataattattattacatAGTGCAGTTTTTAATGCCATCTTTCTCCctaattattattactattactattattagaattattattattattaaacttattattattattattagtatttaaTAACGAACAATTATTAaataacaaaaacaaacaaGGCCTAGCTAGGCCTAGCCGTTTGCATATTGAAGCCCTAATTAAATTGTAGTGAAAAGCCCCCATAGATTTGAATGTTCCTTTTGTCTTCACAAGCAACCATAGACGACATAACGTCTAACAACTCTTTATGTGTCTTTCACAAGAGGTTGCACCTCTACAAACCATTGCCACTGTTTCAAAAAATTCAACCAGTGGTTTGTATATAAACCTTCCAAAAACGTTGTCTGGTCAATTTCTCACATCCTGTGCTCTCCTTCAAACCTTGCGACTACTTGTAGGCAATTTCTGACATCATCTTCTCTCTATTCATTCCATTGTTATCGAATATGGCCTATTCTCTTCTTTCAGAGTTGCATCCTAATAGGGATGATTGGATGGTGAGAGTCCGAGTTTGTCGAATGTGGGAATTCATTAATTTCAAACGAAGCAAAGATCTGGTTAGCCTAGACCTCATACTCATCGATGAACAAGTAATATACGATTCCAACTTTTTCATACATGTATTTTGAAATCACTTATTGTAAAAACACTTTATGGTTGTGTTTTATCAGGATAATCTAATGCACGCTGTCATCTGGAAGAATCAAGTAAACAGGTTTCGGGATAAGTTGAGTGAAGGATCGGTCATTATTATTCGGAACTTCAAAGTTACTGACAATACTGGTGTATATAGACCAGTGTCAAGTAATTTTAAAATTACTTTCCTTCAAATAACTATTGTCCAAAAACAACAGGAAGATATTGTTCGTCTTCCTGTAAATGGATTTCAATTTATTCAACCGGACATGATTCAGTCGAGGGTGAATAACAACACCATATTATCAGGTATCCTTATTAACATCAAAGCTTGGTCATCCGGCTTTCAAATAACAAAAGTAATTCTGAACTTACCATTTCTCCCAATTCATGTTGCAGATGTGGTAGGTTGCTTATGCGGCATCGGTGACATAGAGAGTGTTGGttcaaaatggaaaaagagaGACATCGAGATTCTTATTGATTAGTAAGCCACTTAACTCATTTAAGTGCCTTGCGTTTGGTCTCTTCATAAAATATAATTACTTTCCcgttacattatttttttttgagatttgtTATGCATATGACATTCTACATGAATCATAAGGGTTTTAATAGTAAAatattttgttcttcttttccatGTATAGCTCTGTCAAATCAAAAGTCACCTTATGGGAAGAATGTGGTGAAAAATTTGATCCGTACTTGTACAAGATGAATTTGGACCATACATAATCATTGTTACTTCAACCACATTAAAAGAATTCCACGGTAACTATTTTCGATTTTAAGTTACTTCCTGCATTTTTCCCCAGTAAACATCTGACCTAATCATAAAGCGGTGTTTTTTTGCATTCTTTTTTTACAGGAGAAATTACTTTTGCAACCACGTGTGCAAGTAAAATATATGTTAATCTGAAAATTGATTACATCAACTCTCTAAAAGAAAAGTTTTCCAACAAATCTGTTGGGGTGGAAACTCTACAAAGTGCTAATGTTGAAACACTTCCAATAGAGGAACAAATGTTTCAGAATAGGATGAGCATTTGTGAATTGTTGGAATCGGAGTGGAGCATTGATATTCAGGTTATTAAACTATTTATGCTGGATTCTGTTTTGGAAATTAGAAATCTATCACAATAATCTACTATATAATTGGGTTGTTTTATAATTTAGGAATGCATTGTTACGGTCTGGGCCAAGATCACAGAAATTGACAACTCATTCGATTGGTATTACATTTCGTGCAACTTTTGCCgtaaaaaaatcaaacctgCAAATGGTGTGTATACATGCCCCACTTGCACAACAGATTGCAAGTTCCCATTGATGAGGTAAGAACGCAATAAATAATGTAACTTCCATTTTAAATTGCTGAATAACCTAACATATTGTATAAACATAGGTTCAAAATTCACATTTGCGTGGCAGACAAAACTGGTGGTACAACTTTAGTACTGTTTAATGCTATTGCCGAGAAACTGCTCGACACATCTGCGCACAAACTGGTAAATCGGCTTGCATCGGGCGATAATGGTATACCTTCCCAAATAGAAAACCTTTGTGGCAAGGAGTTTGTGTTCAAGCTCAAACTCAACAGTTACAACCTTAAAGACGGCCTTGAAAACTTCACAGTTATAAAGCTTTTCCCACCAGACGAGGAATTGGAATTGCAAC
This is a stretch of genomic DNA from Lycium ferocissimum isolate CSIRO_LF1 unplaced genomic scaffold, AGI_CSIRO_Lferr_CH_V1 ctg19301, whole genome shotgun sequence. It encodes these proteins:
- the LOC132042937 gene encoding uncharacterized protein LOC132042937, whose amino-acid sequence is MKQGIFFYDRSIKPVGGLMKKNIFPVHYSLSDTINFHITYLLLNFLQLPDIFPVSCTTSLGGYCSVTIFNGTGFLQWIPKQQIPHNNFHQRSVQPHRPDVPDHLTIADSISEKKMGTTERPTLWRSSQSSHKHRMTPHIFVTVSIINYNITCIISSDDQTRIQL
- the LOC132042936 gene encoding uncharacterized protein LOC132042936, encoding MAYSLLSELHPNRDDWMVRVRVCRMWEFINFKRSKDLDNLMHAVIWKNQVNRFRDKLSEGSVIIIRNFKVTDNTGVYRPVSSNFKITFLQITIVQKQQEDIVRLPVNGFQFIQPDMIQSRVNNNTILSGEITFATTCASKIYVNLKIDYINSLKEKFSNKSVGVETLQSANVETLPIEEQMFQNRMSICELLESEWSIDIQECIVTVWAKITEIDNSFDWYYISCNFCRKKIKPANGVYTCPTCTTDCKFPLMRFKIHICVADKTGGTTLVLFNAIAEKLLDTSAHKLVNRLASGDNGIPSQIENLCGKEFVFKLKLNSYNLKDGLENFTVIKLFPPDEELELQHTLAKEKKGKNIVDDVDEPENQKAEGFNKGKEHASANDFDDVVEDDLDSDGVTSTNQPSTSTKLRRKKNSGTFYSIFG